A single Phoenix dactylifera cultivar Barhee BC4 chromosome 1, palm_55x_up_171113_PBpolish2nd_filt_p, whole genome shotgun sequence DNA region contains:
- the LOC103712869 gene encoding ABC transporter G family member 26: MEIRGGQGCRDWEERERSLAIPANMEDRIVEIGVGVESGFSGTSNDSPLPIFLKFEDVEYKVSGASRNPMKAAITSAASKLRVEQGSCKHILKGISGSVGPGEILALMGPSGSGKTTLLKILGGRLDGDIQGKITYNDTPYSPSIKRRIGFVTQDDVLFPQLTVEETLVFAAFLRLPTNMTSQQKYARADAIIKELGLERCRRTKVGGVFVKGISGGERKRTSIGYEILVDPSLLLLDEPTSGLDSTSASKLLMVLQNLAKTGRTIITTIHQPSSRMFHMFDKLLLISEGYPIYHGKARESMQYFASLGFVPEIAMNPAEFLLDLVTGHANDISIPEDLRGSPNPQEFEKQVTEFLQRKYKTEVEPKEKEDHHRATKAPKHLQIAIQLKKDWTMSWIEQLIILSRRTFRERCCDYLDKLRLAQAIGVAVLLGLLWWKSKIGTEAQLRDQVGLIFYICIFWTSSSIFGSVYVFPLEKVYLVKERKADMYRLSVYYVCSNLCDMAAHVFYPIIFMVILYFMADFRRTAPCFFLTLFAVLLIVITSQGAGELFGAAILSVKRSGLVASLVLMLFLLTGGYYVQHIPKFMQWLKYISFMHYGFRLLLKVQYSGNLVYECQSKGGCRSLQSSPSFDTIDLNGRLHEVWILLLMALIYRMLAYFCLRKRISIAPF, translated from the exons ATGGAAATCCGTGGAGGACAGGGTTGTAGAGATTGGGAAGAGAGGGAGCGGTCGTTAGCCATCCCGGCAAACATGGAGGACAGGATTGTAGAGATTGGCGTAGGCGTGGAGAGTGGCTTCTCAGGCACATCCAACGATAGTCCGCTTCCCATTTTTCTTAAG TTCGAGGATGTGGAATATAAGGTGAGTGGTGCTTCGAGGAACCCTATGAAAGCTGCGATTACCAGTGCAGCCTCAAAGTTGAGGGTGGAGCAAGGGAGTTGCAAGCACATTCTCAAGGGCATATCTGGAAGTGTGGGTCCTGGTGAAATCCTAGCTCTGATGGGGCCTTCCGGCAGTGGCAAGACCACCTTGCTAAAGATACTTGGTGGTAGGTTGGATGGGGATATCCAAGGGAAAATTACTTACAATGATACTCCTTATAGTCCCTCTATCAAGAGAAG GATTGGATTTGTGACCCAGGATGATGTGCTCTTCCCTCAGCTTACAGTGGAAGAGACCCTTGTCTTCGCTGCCTTCTTAAGGCTTCCTACCAACATGACTAGCCAGCAGAAATACGCCAGGGCAGATGCCATCATAAAGGAACTGGGCTTAGAAAG ATGCCGTCGCACCAAAGTGGGAGGAGTATTCGTTAAAGGCATCtcagggggagaaagaaaaaggactAGTATAGGCTATGAGATCCTTGTCGATCCCTCATTGTTGTTGCTCGATGAACCCACGTCAGGCCTAGACTCCACCTCTGCAAGCAAGCTCTTGATGGTTCTTCAGAACCTTGCAAAG ACAGGAAGGACGATCATCACGACGATCCACCAGCCATCTAGCAGGATGTTCCATATGTTTGACAAGCTTCTGCTGATTTCAGAAGGCTATCCCATATACCATGGGAAGGCTAGGGAGTCCATGCAGTACTTTGCATCCCTGGGGTTTGTTCCTGAAATTGCCATGAACCCAGCTGAGTTTCTGCTAGACTTAGTGACTGGACATGCGAACGACATCAGCATCCCTGAAGATCTACGAGGCTCTCCAAACCCGCAAGAATTTGAGAAGCAAGTGACAGAG TTTCTGCAACGGAAATATAAGACAGAAGTGGAACCtaaagagaaagaagatcacCATCGAGCGACAAAAGCACCAAAGCACCTTCAAATAGCAATTCAATTAAAGAAGGATTGGACTATGAGCTGGATTGAGCAGTTAATTATACTGTCAAGGAGAACTTTTCGGGAGAGATGCTGCGACTACCTAGACAAGCTAAGGTTAGCACAAGCCATTGGAGTAGCAGTACTCTTAGGCCTTCTCTGGTGGAAATCCAAGATAGGAACTGAAGCTCAGCTAAGAGATCAG GTCGGCCTAATTTTCTACATCTGTATATTTTGGACATCATCATCAATATTTGGATCGGTGTATGTCTTCCCATTGGAGAAGGTGTACTTggtaaaagaaaggaaagcagatATGTATAGACTAAGTGTGTACTACGTATGCAGCAATCTATGTGACATGGCAGCTCACGTATTCTATCCCATCATTTTTATGGTCATACTATACTTCATGGCGGATTTTAGAAGGACGGCTCCTTGCTTTTTCTTGACATTATTTGCAGTTCTATTGATTGTCATCACTAGCCAG GGAGCTGGGGAGCTGTTTGGAGCAGCAATTCTAAGCGTAAAAAGGTCTGGATTGGTGGCATCTTTGGTGCTCATGTTATTTCTCCTCACAGGAGGATATTATGTTCAG CATATACCCAAGTTCATGCAATGGTTGAAGTATATCTCTTTCATGCATTATGGATTTAGACTCTTGTTGAAGGTGCAGTACTCTGGAAATTTGGTGTATGAATGCCAAAGCAAAGGTGGATGCCGAAGCTTGCAGAGCTCACCTTCCTTTGATACGATAGACTTGAATGGCAGATTACACGAAGTATGGATTCTATTACTCATGGCTCTCATTTACCGAATGCTCGCCTATTTCTGCCTCCGAAAAAGAATTAGCATCGCTCCTTTTTGA